A window of the Nitrosococcus wardiae genome harbors these coding sequences:
- a CDS encoding helix-turn-helix transcriptional regulator — translation MSNKKLTYCGLDCEIDPARKVLLAPELRKAIGGIHESTLWRWMKQGKVPSPIILPSGKKAWLVDEVDAWLKSLPRG, via the coding sequence ATGTCTAACAAGAAATTAACTTATTGTGGTCTTGACTGCGAGATCGATCCTGCTCGTAAGGTTCTCCTTGCCCCTGAACTACGCAAAGCCATCGGCGGCATTCATGAATCAACGCTATGGCGTTGGATGAAGCAAGGCAAAGTCCCCTCCCCCATTATCCTCCCCAGCGGAAAGAAAGCTTGGCTTGTCGATGAAGTTGACGCTTGGCTGAAAAGCCTACCGCGTGGCTAA
- a CDS encoding tyrosine-type recombinase/integrase codes for MRFTDSAIKKLKPKESRFEVFEDGRPGFGLRVTPKGKKSWFWLYRHNGRPRRVTFGSYPEVDLYTAHLKHAEAQQLLSQGLDPGDLETARKQQERHAITVNTLAKEYLIRHAKPNKRSWEADERMLNKDVLPAWGRIKAKGITRRDVVLLLDGIQDRSAPVAANRTLSLIKRLFNFGVERAMLDVSPAAGIRPPAKETPRDRVLSEDEIKAFWTGLEKTHMAERIQLALKFQLLTAQRKGEILSAIWDQFDFNQAVWTIPGSIAKNGRTHTVHLSPQALEIAQRLHFLGGDYLLPGKKGDRPMTGRNIDKELRLALPTLGTNHFTSHDLRRTAASHMTGIGIPRLVVSKILNHTDRGDITAIYDRHDYNAEKRQALEAWGRKVDQIVYGGECAEVVVLKKY; via the coding sequence ATGCGCTTTACCGACTCTGCTATAAAGAAACTCAAACCCAAAGAAAGCCGCTTTGAAGTCTTTGAGGATGGGCGGCCAGGGTTCGGCTTGCGTGTGACCCCCAAGGGCAAAAAGTCATGGTTTTGGCTGTATCGCCACAATGGACGGCCCAGGCGGGTCACCTTTGGCAGCTACCCGGAAGTGGACTTGTACACGGCGCACTTAAAGCATGCCGAGGCTCAGCAATTGCTCTCCCAAGGGTTGGACCCTGGCGATTTGGAAACCGCACGCAAACAGCAAGAACGCCATGCTATTACGGTAAACACACTCGCTAAGGAATACCTGATCCGGCATGCCAAACCGAATAAGCGAAGCTGGGAAGCTGACGAACGAATGTTGAACAAGGACGTGCTACCCGCCTGGGGGAGGATTAAAGCTAAAGGCATTACCCGCCGTGATGTGGTTTTGCTGTTAGACGGGATACAGGACCGGAGTGCACCAGTGGCCGCCAATCGGACCCTATCCTTAATTAAAAGGCTGTTTAATTTTGGCGTTGAGCGGGCCATGCTGGATGTCTCCCCCGCCGCCGGGATACGTCCGCCAGCAAAGGAAACCCCAAGGGACCGGGTACTCTCCGAGGATGAAATTAAGGCGTTTTGGACGGGGCTTGAGAAAACCCATATGGCTGAACGGATTCAGTTAGCCCTCAAGTTTCAGCTACTCACCGCCCAGCGTAAAGGCGAAATACTTTCAGCAATATGGGACCAATTTGACTTTAACCAGGCAGTTTGGACTATCCCCGGTAGCATTGCCAAAAACGGACGGACCCACACCGTACATTTAAGTCCCCAAGCCCTTGAGATAGCCCAGCGGCTTCATTTCCTTGGCGGGGATTACCTGCTACCCGGTAAAAAAGGCGATAGGCCCATGACGGGGCGGAACATAGATAAGGAATTACGTCTCGCGTTGCCTACCCTGGGGACTAACCATTTTACCAGCCACGATTTAAGGCGTACGGCAGCCAGCCACATGACGGGGATAGGAATACCTAGGCTTGTCGTATCCAAAATACTCAACCACACAGACCGGGGGGACATTACCGCTATCTACGATCGCCACGACTATAACGCTGAGAAGCGGCAAGCATTGGAGGCTTGGGGGCGGAAGGTGGACCAAATTGTTTATGGTGGGGAGTGTGCCGAGGTGGTGGTGCTAAAAAAATATTAA
- a CDS encoding DUF3987 domain-containing protein gives MKAHALLYAEWGWRVFPVHTPIKGGGCSCRNPKCENVGKHPRTRNGLKDATTDPQVIEGWWCKWPGANIGIATGKGSGIVVIDIDRKEGIDGEEAIGDRQLPDTVEQTTGSGGRHLIYIRPKTDKKYRTYTNILKPTPGVDSRADGGYIVAPPSLHESWRRYEWEASSDPTEGVLPVDPPEWFIELIEEKPHLHSVEDLPEPSGEFPLNIKEMLEAIPADNYDTWIGVGMALHRIDSRNGFRLWDEWSAKSDKYKGTSEIVEKWTSFKRNGNGSPPVDIGTVRRLAEEHGWVDPARGHGAEVAEALKSGTAEDWPDPQQLKIEHPAIEYPIDALPARVKEAVIEVQQFVKAPVPMVASSAISALSLAAQAHVDVRRASKLDGPTSLFMLVIADSGERKSSCDKYFLDPIKNWEKQKEEQAKPLLSDYRAEQAAWEAEYSGVKDKIKRLAKEGKSTEKERERLKELDHNRPEEHRTPRLVYEDFTPEGLKWDLATKWPSAGIMSSEAGIVLGSHGMGKDSIMRSLATLNKLWDGTAMPISRRTSECFIVRGARVSAYLQIQKSVLERFFEQSGGLARGTGFMARFLISWPRSTQGTRFFTDPNEDWPALDSFKDRIAEILDAPTLMDKNWELTPNMLDLSPGAKDAWVEFHDEIESELKAGGQLEDIKDVASKIAENAARMAALFHVFDGVGGPISAHSFDSASRITLWHLGESLRFFNEVAPPEGRENAEKIEDWLLSYCEQHRTTRAPTKLIQQYAPGKLREKAKLDAAIDELAALNRVRRVQEGRKKFIEVNPKLLGRVVYSS, from the coding sequence TTGAAAGCGCACGCCCTACTATATGCTGAATGGGGATGGCGGGTTTTTCCTGTCCATACTCCAATAAAAGGCGGGGGTTGTTCGTGCAGAAATCCTAAATGTGAAAACGTCGGCAAACACCCGCGCACTAGGAACGGGCTGAAAGACGCCACCACAGACCCCCAGGTTATTGAGGGCTGGTGGTGCAAATGGCCCGGTGCCAATATCGGGATTGCCACAGGGAAAGGGTCGGGGATTGTCGTTATAGACATAGACAGGAAGGAAGGCATTGATGGAGAAGAAGCTATTGGGGATAGACAACTCCCTGACACCGTGGAGCAAACCACAGGTTCCGGTGGGCGGCATTTAATTTATATCAGGCCGAAAACGGATAAGAAATACAGAACCTATACCAATATTCTCAAACCAACCCCAGGGGTAGATAGCCGGGCCGATGGGGGCTATATCGTGGCCCCTCCATCCCTGCATGAGTCATGGCGGCGCTATGAATGGGAGGCGAGTTCAGACCCTACCGAGGGAGTTTTGCCCGTAGACCCGCCAGAGTGGTTTATTGAACTCATAGAGGAAAAGCCGCACCTCCACTCAGTGGAGGACTTGCCCGAGCCTAGCGGGGAATTTCCTCTAAACATTAAAGAGATGCTTGAGGCAATACCGGCTGATAATTATGACACATGGATAGGGGTAGGCATGGCCCTCCATAGGATAGATTCTAGGAATGGATTCCGCCTCTGGGATGAATGGAGTGCCAAATCTGATAAGTATAAAGGGACAAGCGAGATCGTAGAGAAATGGACCTCTTTCAAACGCAACGGTAATGGTAGCCCGCCTGTTGATATAGGGACTGTCAGGAGGCTTGCCGAGGAGCATGGATGGGTGGACCCAGCTAGAGGGCATGGGGCAGAGGTAGCTGAGGCTTTAAAGAGTGGTACGGCTGAAGACTGGCCGGACCCTCAGCAATTAAAGATAGAGCACCCCGCCATTGAATACCCAATAGACGCGCTACCCGCCAGGGTTAAAGAAGCCGTTATCGAGGTGCAACAGTTTGTTAAGGCACCCGTCCCCATGGTGGCGTCTTCCGCCATATCGGCGCTATCTCTGGCCGCTCAAGCCCATGTTGATGTTAGGAGAGCATCAAAGCTTGATGGTCCTACCAGCCTTTTTATGCTGGTGATCGCTGATAGCGGAGAGAGAAAATCGAGTTGCGATAAATATTTCCTGGACCCTATCAAAAATTGGGAAAAGCAGAAGGAAGAGCAAGCAAAGCCTTTGCTCAGCGACTACAGGGCCGAGCAAGCGGCCTGGGAAGCCGAGTATAGCGGCGTTAAGGACAAAATCAAAAGGCTGGCAAAGGAGGGCAAGAGTACAGAGAAGGAAAGAGAAAGGCTGAAAGAGCTAGACCACAACAGGCCAGAGGAACACAGAACCCCCAGGCTGGTTTACGAAGACTTTACACCAGAGGGGTTGAAGTGGGACTTAGCCACGAAATGGCCTTCGGCTGGGATTATGTCGTCCGAGGCGGGGATTGTGCTTGGCTCTCATGGCATGGGCAAGGATTCCATCATGCGAAGCTTGGCCACACTAAACAAATTGTGGGACGGGACAGCAATGCCCATAAGCAGACGTACAAGCGAATGCTTTATCGTGAGAGGGGCAAGGGTGTCGGCTTATTTGCAGATACAAAAATCAGTTTTAGAACGGTTCTTTGAGCAATCGGGGGGGTTGGCTAGGGGGACTGGTTTTATGGCCCGTTTCTTAATTTCCTGGCCAAGGTCCACCCAGGGGACTCGTTTTTTTACGGACCCCAACGAGGATTGGCCAGCCCTTGACAGCTTCAAAGATAGGATCGCGGAAATTCTAGACGCACCCACGCTAATGGATAAAAACTGGGAGCTAACCCCTAATATGCTCGACCTATCGCCGGGGGCAAAAGATGCTTGGGTTGAATTTCACGATGAGATTGAAAGCGAGCTAAAAGCCGGGGGCCAGCTCGAAGACATTAAAGACGTGGCAAGCAAAATTGCTGAAAACGCGGCCAGGATGGCGGCCCTGTTCCATGTTTTTGATGGCGTTGGAGGCCCCATAAGCGCCCATTCTTTCGATTCGGCCAGTCGCATAACCCTGTGGCACCTGGGTGAAAGTCTCCGGTTCTTCAACGAGGTTGCCCCACCAGAGGGGAGGGAGAACGCCGAAAAAATCGAGGACTGGTTGCTTTCGTATTGCGAGCAGCATAGAACTACAAGGGCTCCTACCAAGCTTATCCAGCAGTATGCCCCCGGTAAGCTGAGAGAAAAGGCAAAGCTTGACGCGGCCATAGATGAGCTTGCAGCACTGAATAGGGTAAGAAGAGTTCAGGAAGGCAGAAAGAAGTTCATCGAGGTAAACCCCAAGCTGTTGGGGCGTGTTGTTTACAGTTCATGA